Proteins from a genomic interval of Streptomyces sp. SID8374:
- the sepH gene encoding septation protein SepH, protein MPELRVVAVSNDGTRLVLKAADSTEYTLPIDERLRAAVRNDRARLGQIEIEVESHLRPRDIQARIRAGASAEEVAQFAGIPVDRVRRFEGPVLAERAFMAERARKTPVRRPGENTGPQLGEAVQERLLLRGADKETVQWDSWRRDDGTWEVLLVYRVAGEPHSASWTYDPPRRLVQAVDDEARSLIGESDGAAPEPSFPFVPRIARLPRDRPLDRALDRQIERPAPASEPEEYVSSASAGERDSLTSLLEAVPSFRGDMVVPERPTQPEPPALEPAAEEETEADEPPAAAASAGAGAAYADVLMPRAVAGHRDRLTGTTDRQAEADGVRPGRRAAVPSWDEIVFGTRRKKQD, encoded by the coding sequence ATGCCCGAACTGCGTGTCGTGGCCGTCTCCAACGACGGCACACGACTGGTGCTCAAGGCTGCCGACAGCACGGAATACACGCTTCCGATCGATGAGCGGCTGCGCGCCGCCGTGCGCAACGACCGCGCCCGGCTCGGCCAGATCGAGATCGAGGTGGAGAGCCACCTCCGCCCCCGCGACATCCAGGCCCGCATACGGGCCGGTGCCTCCGCTGAGGAGGTCGCCCAGTTCGCCGGGATCCCGGTCGACCGTGTACGCCGCTTCGAGGGCCCCGTGCTCGCGGAGCGCGCCTTCATGGCCGAGCGGGCCCGGAAGACTCCCGTGCGCCGTCCCGGCGAGAACACCGGTCCCCAGCTCGGCGAGGCGGTGCAGGAGCGGCTGCTGCTGCGCGGCGCCGACAAGGAGACCGTCCAGTGGGACTCCTGGCGCCGCGACGACGGCACCTGGGAGGTCCTGCTCGTCTACCGGGTCGCGGGCGAACCGCACTCGGCGAGCTGGACGTACGACCCGCCGCGCAGGCTGGTCCAGGCCGTGGACGACGAGGCGCGCTCGCTGATCGGTGAGAGCGACGGCGCCGCGCCCGAGCCGAGCTTCCCGTTCGTGCCCCGGATCGCCCGGCTGCCGCGCGACCGGCCGCTGGACCGCGCTCTCGACCGGCAGATCGAACGGCCCGCACCGGCCTCCGAGCCGGAGGAGTACGTGAGCAGCGCATCGGCCGGTGAGCGTGACTCGCTGACCAGCCTGCTGGAGGCGGTGCCGAGCTTCCGGGGCGACATGGTCGTCCCGGAGCGGCCCACACAGCCCGAGCCGCCCGCGCTGGAGCCGGCCGCCGAGGAGGAGACCGAGGCGGACGAGCCGCCCGCCGCCGCCGCTTCGGCCGGTGCCGGTGCGGCGTACGCGGATGTGCTGATGCCCCGGGCGGTGGCCGGTCACCGCGACCGGCTGACCGGGACGACGGACCGCCAGGCCGAGGCGGACGGGGTCCGGCCGGGCCGCCGGGCGGCCGTGCCGAGCTGGGACGAGATCGTCTTCGGCACCCGACGCAAGAAGCAGGACTGA
- a CDS encoding D-arabinono-1,4-lactone oxidase, which translates to MTETYARTTTNAWRNWAGTVTARPARTESPASVDELVDVLRRAHADGLTVKPVGTGHSFTATAATDGVLIRPDLLTGIRDIDRKAMTVTVEAGTPLKRLNTALAREGLSLTNMGDIMEQTIAGATSTGTHGTGRDSASISAQIRALELVTADGTVLVCSEQENPEVFAAARVGLGALGVITAVTLAVEPVFLLTAREEPMTFDRVTGDFDQLVAENEHFEFYWFPHTGNCNTKRNNRSAGPAAPPGRVSSWIDDELLSNGIFQVACSVGRAVPATIPSIAKLSSRALSARTYTDIPYKVFTSPRRVKFVEMEYAVPREQAVAALRELKAMVERSPLKVSFPVEVRTAPADDMALSTASGRDSAYIAVHLYKGTPHRSYFTAVERIMTAHAGRPHWGKIHTRDAAYLAEVYPRFGEFTALRDRLDPDRMFGNDYLRRVLGD; encoded by the coding sequence ATGACCGAGACCTACGCACGGACGACGACGAACGCGTGGCGTAACTGGGCGGGGACCGTCACCGCCCGGCCTGCCAGGACCGAGTCCCCCGCATCCGTGGACGAGCTCGTCGACGTACTGCGCCGGGCGCACGCGGACGGCCTCACGGTGAAGCCGGTCGGCACGGGCCACTCCTTCACGGCCACCGCCGCCACCGACGGCGTGCTGATACGCCCTGACCTGCTCACCGGCATCCGGGACATCGACCGCAAGGCGATGACCGTCACCGTGGAGGCGGGCACTCCGCTCAAGCGCCTCAACACCGCGCTCGCCCGTGAGGGGCTCTCGCTCACGAACATGGGCGACATCATGGAGCAGACCATCGCCGGGGCGACCTCCACCGGGACGCACGGCACCGGCCGCGACTCGGCGTCGATATCCGCCCAGATCCGCGCCCTGGAGCTGGTCACCGCCGACGGCACCGTGCTGGTCTGCTCGGAGCAGGAGAACCCGGAGGTGTTCGCCGCCGCCCGGGTCGGGCTCGGCGCCCTCGGGGTGATCACCGCCGTCACCCTCGCCGTGGAGCCGGTCTTCCTGCTGACCGCCCGTGAGGAGCCGATGACCTTCGACCGGGTGACTGGCGACTTCGACCAGCTGGTCGCCGAGAACGAGCACTTCGAGTTCTACTGGTTCCCGCACACCGGCAACTGCAACACCAAGCGCAACAACCGCAGCGCGGGCCCGGCCGCCCCGCCCGGCAGGGTGAGCAGCTGGATCGACGACGAGCTGCTCTCCAACGGCATCTTCCAGGTGGCCTGTTCGGTCGGGCGGGCGGTCCCGGCGACCATCCCCTCCATCGCCAAGCTCTCCAGCCGCGCCCTCTCGGCCCGGACCTACACCGACATCCCGTACAAGGTGTTCACCAGCCCGCGCCGGGTGAAGTTCGTGGAGATGGAGTACGCCGTTCCGCGCGAGCAGGCCGTGGCGGCGCTGCGGGAGCTGAAGGCGATGGTGGAGCGCTCACCGCTGAAGGTCAGCTTCCCGGTCGAGGTGCGCACCGCGCCCGCCGACGACATGGCCCTCTCGACGGCCTCGGGCCGCGACAGCGCGTACATCGCCGTCCACCTCTACAAGGGCACGCCCCACCGCTCGTACTTCACGGCGGTGGAGCGGATCATGACCGCGCACGCGGGCCGCCCGCACTGGGGCAAGATCCACACCCGGGACGCGGCCTATCTGGCGGAGGTCTACCCGCGCTTCGGCGAGTTCACCGCGCTGCGCGACCGACTCGACCCGGACCGGATGTTCGGCAACGACTACCTGCGGCGCGTCCTCGGCGACTGA
- a CDS encoding MFS transporter codes for MPSPYRAIFTAPGTKGFSAAGFFGRMPLSMMGIGVVTMISQLTGRYGLAGALTATLAMAAAVFGPQVSRLVDRYGQRRVLRPATLASVAAVAGLLICAQQGAPDWTLFVFAAGAGCVPSVGSMVRARWAAIYRGSSRELHTAYSWESIVDEVCFIFGPIISIGLSTAWFPEAGPLIAAAFLLVGVFWLTAQRATEPIPHPKSQHTGGSALRSPGLQVLVITFVATGAIFGAVDVVTVAFAEESGHKAAASLVLAVYALGSCLAGAVFGLLHLKGKPATRWLVGVCAMAVSMIPLQLAGNLALLAVALFVAGLAIAPTMVTTMALVEAHVPRTKLTEGMTWTSTGLAVGVALGSSAAGWVVDAAGAKAGYAVPAMAGALAAAVAFLGYRRLAKPVPTGGRGEDDRDLRTDDDERVA; via the coding sequence TTGCCCAGCCCCTACCGCGCCATCTTCACCGCCCCCGGCACCAAGGGGTTCTCCGCCGCAGGCTTCTTCGGGCGGATGCCGCTGTCCATGATGGGCATCGGCGTCGTGACCATGATCTCCCAGCTGACCGGCCGCTACGGGCTGGCCGGGGCGCTCACCGCGACCCTCGCCATGGCGGCCGCGGTCTTCGGCCCGCAGGTCTCGCGCCTGGTCGACCGGTACGGGCAGCGTCGGGTGCTGCGCCCTGCCACCCTGGCCTCGGTGGCGGCGGTGGCGGGGCTGCTGATCTGCGCCCAGCAGGGGGCGCCGGACTGGACGCTGTTCGTCTTCGCGGCGGGCGCGGGCTGTGTGCCGAGCGTCGGGTCGATGGTCCGGGCCCGCTGGGCGGCGATCTACCGGGGTTCCAGCCGTGAGCTGCACACGGCGTACTCCTGGGAGTCGATCGTCGACGAGGTGTGCTTCATCTTCGGGCCGATCATCTCGATCGGGCTCTCCACCGCCTGGTTCCCGGAGGCCGGTCCGCTGATCGCCGCCGCGTTCCTGCTGGTCGGGGTCTTCTGGCTGACCGCCCAGCGCGCCACCGAACCGATCCCGCACCCCAAGTCCCAGCACACCGGCGGCTCGGCGCTGCGCTCGCCGGGCCTCCAGGTCCTGGTGATCACCTTCGTGGCGACGGGCGCGATCTTCGGGGCCGTCGACGTGGTGACCGTGGCCTTCGCCGAGGAGAGCGGCCACAAGGCCGCGGCCTCCCTCGTGCTGGCCGTCTACGCGCTCGGCTCCTGCCTGGCGGGGGCAGTCTTCGGGCTGCTGCACCTGAAGGGGAAGCCCGCGACGAGGTGGCTGGTGGGTGTCTGCGCGATGGCCGTGAGTATGATCCCCCTCCAACTGGCCGGGAACCTTGCGTTGCTGGCCGTGGCGCTCTTTGTCGCGGGCCTCGCCATCGCACCGACGATGGTCACCACCATGGCCCTCGTCGAAGCGCACGTACCGCGCACCAAGCTGACCGAGGGCATGACCTGGACCAGTACCGGGCTCGCGGTCGGAGTGGCGCTCGGCTCCTCGGCCGCCGGCTGGGTGGTCGACGCCGCCGGGGCGAAGGCGGGGTACGCGGTGCCCGCCATGGCGGGAGCGCTCGCGGCGGCGGTGGCGTTCCTGGGGTATCGCCGGCTGGCGAAGCCGGTTCCTACGGGAGGGCGCGGGGAAGATGACCGAGACCTACGCACGGACGACGACGAACGCGTGGCGTAA
- a CDS encoding ferrochelatase, translating into MSDLRDPAPYDALLLLSFGGPEGPDDVVPFLANVTRGRGIPEERLKEVGQHYFLFGGVSPINAQNRALLDALRKDFADHGLDLPVYWGNRNWAPYLTDTLREMTADGHRRIAVLATSAYASYSGCRQYRENLAESLSALEAEGLDVPRVDKLRHYFNHPGFVEPMVDGVLASLADLPDDVRAGAHLAFTTHSIPTSAADASGPMEAHGEGGAYVAEHLDVARLIVEAVREATGVDHPWQLVYQSRSGAPHIPWLEPDICDHLETLHGEGVPAVVMAPIGFVSDHMEVLYDLDTEATAKAAELGLPVRRSATVGDDPRFAAAVRDLVLERAARERGSAVKPCVLGSLGPSHDLCPVGCCPARAPKPAAAGADSPYA; encoded by the coding sequence ATGTCCGATCTGCGCGATCCCGCTCCCTACGACGCCCTGCTGCTGCTCTCCTTCGGCGGTCCCGAGGGCCCGGACGACGTGGTCCCGTTCCTGGCGAACGTGACCCGCGGCCGGGGCATCCCCGAGGAACGGCTCAAGGAGGTCGGGCAGCACTACTTCCTCTTCGGCGGGGTCAGCCCGATCAACGCCCAGAATCGCGCGCTGCTGGACGCCCTCCGCAAGGACTTCGCCGACCACGGCCTTGACCTGCCGGTCTACTGGGGCAACCGCAACTGGGCGCCGTACCTGACCGACACCCTGCGCGAGATGACCGCCGACGGGCACCGCCGGATCGCCGTCCTCGCCACCAGCGCCTACGCCTCGTACTCGGGCTGCCGCCAGTACCGCGAGAACCTCGCCGAGTCGCTGTCCGCCCTGGAGGCGGAGGGCCTCGACGTGCCGCGCGTGGACAAGCTGCGCCACTACTTCAACCACCCCGGCTTCGTGGAGCCCATGGTCGACGGAGTGCTCGCCTCCCTCGCCGACCTCCCCGACGACGTCCGCGCGGGCGCCCACCTCGCCTTCACCACGCACTCCATCCCGACCTCGGCCGCCGACGCCTCGGGGCCCATGGAGGCGCACGGCGAGGGCGGGGCATACGTCGCGGAGCACCTGGACGTCGCCCGGCTGATCGTGGAGGCGGTGCGCGAGGCGACCGGCGTCGACCACCCCTGGCAGCTCGTCTACCAGTCCCGCAGCGGCGCCCCGCACATCCCGTGGCTGGAGCCCGACATCTGCGACCACCTGGAGACCCTCCACGGCGAAGGCGTCCCCGCGGTCGTGATGGCGCCCATCGGCTTCGTCTCGGACCACATGGAGGTCCTGTACGACCTCGACACCGAGGCCACCGCGAAGGCCGCCGAGCTGGGGCTGCCGGTCCGCCGGTCCGCGACGGTGGGCGACGACCCGCGCTTCGCCGCCGCCGTACGGGATCTGGTCCTGGAGCGCGCGGCGCGTGAGCGGGGGAGTGCGGTGAAGCCCTGCGTGCTGGGGTCCCTCGGCCCGTCCCACGACCTCTGTCCGGTCGGCTGCTGCCCGGCCAGGGCCCCCAAGCCCGCGGCGGCGGGCGCCGACAGCCCGTACGCGTAA
- a CDS encoding inositol monophosphatase family protein, with protein sequence MTDPALSELLDLALEAARRAGALLRDGRPADLGVAATKSSPIDVVTEMDIAAEKLITGYLSDFRPDDGFLGEEGASSPGSTGIRWVIDPLDGTVNYLYGLPTWAVSIAAERDGERVVGVVEAPMRRETYQAVLGGGAYANGNALRCRPAPPLDQALVSTGFNYVSKVRSHQADVAQQLIPRLRDIRRSGSAAVDLCDVAAGRLDGYYERGLHPWDLAAGDLIAREAGALTGGRPGLPADGDLTVAATPGVFEPLQAALDELGAWHD encoded by the coding sequence GTGACCGACCCCGCCCTGTCCGAGCTGCTGGACCTCGCCCTGGAGGCCGCGCGCCGCGCCGGAGCCCTGCTGCGCGACGGCCGCCCCGCCGACCTGGGGGTGGCCGCGACCAAGTCCAGCCCCATCGACGTGGTCACCGAGATGGACATCGCCGCCGAGAAGCTGATCACCGGCTACCTCTCCGACTTTCGCCCCGACGACGGCTTCCTCGGCGAGGAGGGGGCCAGCTCCCCGGGCTCCACCGGCATCCGCTGGGTCATCGACCCGCTGGACGGCACCGTGAACTACCTGTACGGCCTGCCGACCTGGGCGGTCTCCATCGCCGCCGAGCGCGACGGCGAGCGGGTCGTGGGCGTCGTCGAGGCCCCGATGCGCCGGGAGACCTACCAGGCGGTCCTGGGCGGTGGCGCGTACGCGAACGGCAACGCGCTGCGCTGCCGCCCCGCCCCGCCGCTGGACCAGGCGCTCGTCTCGACCGGCTTCAACTACGTCAGCAAGGTCCGCAGCCACCAGGCGGACGTGGCCCAGCAGCTGATCCCCAGGCTCCGGGACATCCGGCGCAGCGGTTCGGCCGCCGTCGACCTCTGCGACGTGGCGGCGGGGCGGCTGGACGGCTACTACGAGCGCGGGCTGCACCCCTGGGACCTGGCCGCGGGCGACCTGATCGCGCGGGAGGCGGGCGCGCTGACCGGCGGCCGCCCGGGGCTCCCGGCCGACGGCGACCTCACGGTGGCGGCCACCCCCGGCGTCTTCGAGCCGCTCCAGGCCGCGCTCGACGAGCTGGGCGCCTGGCACGACTGA
- a CDS encoding response regulator transcription factor: protein MRVLVVEDEQLLADAVATGLRREAMAVDVVYDGAAALERIGVNDYDVVVLDRDLPVVHGDDVCRKIVELGMPTRVLMLTASGDVSDRVEGLELGADDYLPKPFAFSELTARVRALGRRTTVALPPVLERAGIKLDPNRREVFRDEVEIQLAPKEFAVLEVLMRSEGAVVSAEQLLEKAWDENTDPFTNVVRVTVMTLRRKLGEPPVIVTVPGSGYRI from the coding sequence GTGCGCGTACTCGTCGTCGAGGACGAGCAGCTGCTCGCCGATGCGGTGGCCACCGGACTGCGCCGGGAGGCCATGGCCGTCGACGTCGTCTACGACGGTGCCGCGGCTCTGGAGCGCATCGGGGTCAACGACTACGACGTCGTCGTGCTGGACCGGGACCTCCCGGTGGTGCACGGCGACGACGTCTGCCGCAAGATCGTGGAGCTCGGCATGCCCACCCGCGTGCTCATGCTCACCGCCTCCGGTGACGTCAGCGACCGGGTCGAGGGCCTGGAGCTGGGCGCCGACGACTACCTCCCCAAACCCTTCGCCTTCAGCGAGCTGACCGCCCGGGTCCGCGCGCTGGGCCGCCGTACGACGGTGGCGCTGCCCCCGGTCCTGGAGCGGGCCGGCATCAAACTCGACCCGAACCGCCGCGAGGTCTTCCGGGACGAGGTGGAGATCCAGCTCGCCCCCAAGGAGTTCGCGGTGCTGGAGGTCCTGATGCGCAGCGAGGGCGCCGTCGTCTCGGCGGAGCAGCTGCTGGAGAAGGCCTGGGACGAGAACACCGACCCCTTCACCAACGTGGTGCGGGTCACGGTCATGACGCTCCGCCGCAAGCTCGGCGAACCGCCCGTCATCGTCACCGTGCCGGGCTCCGGATACCGGATCTGA
- a CDS encoding ATP-binding protein has product MAATPPPPTAPPKPTWEPKQQEPPYPWLRPTIRIRLTLLYGGMFLIAGILLLSIIYMLAAQGLHMGNELPFKLLPESKIQLTNNACPALTPGLSADEANAALKACNGEQRQQALDTLLNRSLLALVGLSVIAFAFGYAMAGRVLSPLGRITRTARRVAGTDLTRRIELDGPDDELKELADTFDDMLDRLERAFTAQQRFVGNASHELRTPLAINRTLLEVHLSDPEAPPELQQLGKTLLATNERSEQLVEGLLLLARSDNQIVERKPVDLAEVADRAIDQARAEAMERKVEIRGERSAAVVQGNGVLLERIALNLVQNAVRYNVDEDGWVEVTTSLQPGQALLVVSNTGPVVPAYEIDNLFEPFRRLRTERTGSDKGVGLGLSIARSVARAHGGRIIAEPREGGGLVMRVTLPV; this is encoded by the coding sequence ATGGCCGCCACACCGCCGCCCCCCACGGCGCCCCCGAAGCCCACCTGGGAGCCCAAGCAGCAGGAGCCCCCGTACCCCTGGCTGCGCCCGACCATCCGGATACGGCTCACGCTGCTGTACGGCGGGATGTTCCTGATCGCGGGCATCCTGCTGCTCTCGATCATCTACATGCTGGCCGCGCAGGGGCTGCACATGGGCAATGAGCTGCCGTTCAAGCTGCTGCCCGAAAGCAAGATCCAGCTCACCAACAACGCCTGTCCCGCCCTCACCCCGGGCCTCTCGGCGGACGAGGCGAACGCCGCGCTCAAGGCGTGCAACGGGGAGCAGCGCCAGCAGGCTCTGGACACCCTGCTCAACCGCTCCCTCCTCGCCCTGGTCGGCCTCAGCGTGATCGCGTTCGCCTTCGGCTACGCCATGGCCGGACGCGTCCTGTCCCCGCTCGGCCGGATCACCCGCACCGCGCGCAGGGTGGCGGGCACCGACCTGACCCGGCGGATCGAGCTGGACGGGCCGGACGACGAGCTGAAGGAGCTCGCGGACACCTTCGACGACATGCTGGACCGGCTGGAGCGGGCGTTCACCGCGCAGCAGCGGTTCGTCGGCAACGCCTCGCACGAGCTGCGGACCCCGCTGGCGATCAACCGCACGCTGCTGGAGGTCCATCTCTCCGATCCGGAGGCACCACCGGAGCTCCAGCAGCTCGGCAAGACGCTGCTGGCCACCAACGAACGCAGTGAGCAGCTGGTCGAGGGCCTCCTGCTGCTGGCCCGCAGCGACAACCAGATCGTGGAGCGCAAACCGGTCGACCTCGCCGAGGTCGCCGACCGCGCCATCGACCAGGCACGGGCGGAGGCGATGGAGCGGAAGGTCGAGATCCGGGGCGAGCGGTCGGCCGCCGTCGTCCAGGGCAACGGGGTCCTGCTGGAGCGGATCGCGCTGAACCTCGTACAGAACGCCGTGCGCTACAACGTGGACGAGGACGGCTGGGTGGAGGTCACCACCTCCCTCCAGCCCGGCCAGGCCCTGCTGGTCGTCTCGAACACAGGTCCTGTGGTGCCGGCGTACGAGATCGACAACCTCTTCGAGCCGTTCCGGCGGCTGCGTACGGAGCGTACGGGCAGCGACAAGGGGGTCGGACTCGGCCTGTCGATCGCACGGTCCGTCGCGCGGGCCCACGGAGGCCGTATCATCGCGGAGCCCCGCGAAGGCGGCGGTCTCGTGATGCGCGTCACCCTGCCGGTCTGA
- a CDS encoding DUF4193 domain-containing protein: MATDYDTPRKTDDDVDQDSLEELKARRSDKTASAVDVDEFDAAEGLELPGADLSNEELAVRVLPKQADEFTCMSCFLVHHRSQLAREKNGQPICRDCD, translated from the coding sequence ATGGCAACGGATTACGACACCCCACGCAAGACCGACGACGACGTGGACCAGGACAGCCTCGAAGAGCTCAAGGCTCGTCGGAGCGACAAGACGGCCTCCGCCGTCGACGTCGACGAGTTCGACGCCGCCGAAGGCCTCGAACTGCCCGGTGCGGACCTCTCCAACGAGGAGCTGGCCGTCCGGGTCCTGCCCAAGCAGGCCGACGAGTTCACCTGCATGAGCTGCTTCCTGGTGCACCACCGCAGCCAGCTGGCCCGCGAGAAGAACGGTCAGCCCATCTGCCGCGACTGCGACTGA
- a CDS encoding DUF3093 domain-containing protein yields MQPSAPPFDERLTAPRSWWFIAFGVGVACALMLLPLGTLPLLAGLVGGTAAAAAAVSSYGSARIRVVAGALVAGDARIPLSALGEPEVLDAEEARAWRTYKADARAFMLLRSYVGTAVRVEVTDPDDPTPYVFLSTRDPKGLAAALTAVPTA; encoded by the coding sequence ATGCAGCCTTCCGCACCGCCCTTCGACGAACGTCTCACCGCGCCCCGTTCCTGGTGGTTCATCGCCTTCGGGGTCGGTGTCGCCTGTGCGCTGATGCTCCTGCCGCTCGGCACCCTGCCGCTGCTCGCCGGGCTGGTCGGCGGTACGGCGGCCGCCGCGGCCGCGGTGAGCAGTTACGGCTCCGCCCGGATCCGGGTGGTGGCCGGGGCACTGGTCGCCGGTGACGCCCGCATTCCGCTCTCCGCGCTCGGGGAGCCCGAGGTGCTGGACGCCGAGGAGGCGCGCGCCTGGCGCACGTACAAGGCGGACGCGCGCGCCTTCATGCTGCTGCGCAGCTATGTGGGGACGGCGGTGCGGGTGGAGGTCACGGACCCGGACGACCCGACTCCGTACGTCTTCCTCTCCACCCGGGACCCGAAGGGCCTGGCGGCGGCGCTGACGGCGGTGCCGACGGCCTGA
- a CDS encoding PaaI family thioesterase — protein MSGTSAALTPPADAVAPVRHPDAPAPGELLGAHYEHCFGCGEGQPHGLHLQARAGEGVSVTAEFTVRPAHQGAPGLAHGGVLATALDETLGSLNWLLRTIAVTGRLETDFVRPVPVDTVLHLDARITAVHGRKIYSTATGRIGGPEGPVAVRADALFIEVKVDHFIENGRPAEIQAAMADPDQVKRARAFEVNP, from the coding sequence GTGAGTGGAACATCAGCAGCTCTGACACCTCCGGCCGACGCCGTCGCGCCGGTCCGGCACCCTGACGCCCCCGCCCCCGGGGAGCTCCTCGGCGCGCACTACGAGCACTGTTTCGGCTGCGGTGAGGGACAGCCCCACGGCCTGCACCTCCAGGCCCGGGCCGGTGAAGGCGTGAGCGTGACCGCCGAGTTCACCGTCAGGCCCGCCCACCAGGGCGCCCCCGGCCTCGCCCACGGCGGCGTGCTCGCCACCGCGCTGGACGAGACGCTCGGCTCGCTGAACTGGCTGCTGCGCACGATCGCGGTGACCGGCCGGCTGGAGACCGACTTCGTGCGCCCCGTGCCGGTGGACACCGTGCTGCACCTGGACGCCCGCATCACCGCCGTGCACGGCCGGAAGATCTACTCCACGGCCACCGGCCGGATCGGCGGCCCCGAGGGCCCCGTCGCGGTCCGGGCCGATGCCCTCTTCATCGAGGTCAAGGTGGACCACTTCATCGAGAACGGGCGGCCCGCCGAGATCCAGGCAGCCATGGCCGACCCGGACCAGGTCAAGCGTGCCCGAGCCTTCGAGGTGAACCCCTGA
- the dut gene encoding dUTP diphosphatase translates to MRSPVDVLIRLLDPDVPIPAYGHPGDAGADLVTTEAAELAPGERVVLPTGVSIALPDGYAAFVHPRSGLAARCGVALVNAPGTVDAGYRGEIKVIVVNLDPRESVRFERFDRIAQLVVQQVEKVRFHEVAELPGSARAEGGFGSTGGHASVDVAEGGITHGGNSYASVVSDREGQ, encoded by the coding sequence ATGCGCAGCCCCGTCGACGTACTGATCCGCCTCCTCGACCCGGACGTACCGATTCCGGCGTACGGACACCCGGGGGATGCCGGGGCCGACCTGGTGACCACCGAGGCCGCCGAACTCGCCCCCGGCGAGCGCGTGGTGCTGCCCACCGGCGTCTCGATCGCGCTGCCCGACGGGTACGCCGCCTTCGTGCACCCCCGCTCCGGCCTCGCGGCCCGCTGCGGAGTGGCCCTCGTGAATGCCCCAGGGACGGTGGATGCCGGGTACCGTGGGGAGATCAAGGTGATCGTGGTCAACCTCGATCCGCGCGAGAGCGTGCGATTCGAACGGTTCGACCGGATTGCCCAACTGGTTGTCCAGCAGGTCGAGAAGGTGCGCTTCCACGAGGTGGCGGAACTTCCCGGCTCGGCGCGGGCCGAAGGGGGCTTCGGGTCCACCGGCGGCCATGCGTCGGTGGACGTCGCCGAGGGCGGGATCACCCACGGTGGGAACAGCTACGCTTCGGTCGTATCCGACCGGGAAGGACAGTGA